Proteins from a genomic interval of Mesotoga sp. UBA6090:
- a CDS encoding ABC transporter permease: protein MKKNINSKLMSFLFLVAVLVVWKVVVTILNTPTHILPPPEDILFKFVELVKNSVLQKNFMATLEEIAIGFSSGAVIGIVLGYVLAKVEILEKALSPYILIFQTAPKISLAPLFVLWFGLGILSKVVLIALVTLFPVMINMILGVRSTEKNYYNLMKVLKASRLQVMFKLELMNSMPYLMTGLRVALVLSITAAVIGEMMGSKAGLGFLLILGNEMYDITLLLTVITVISLLSFFLDIGMKKLQEKLLFWHESAAK, encoded by the coding sequence TTGAAAAAGAACATCAATTCAAAACTAATGAGCTTTCTATTTCTAGTCGCTGTATTGGTTGTGTGGAAAGTAGTGGTCACAATTCTTAATACTCCAACACATATCCTTCCTCCGCCCGAAGATATTCTCTTCAAGTTCGTTGAGTTGGTCAAGAACTCCGTTTTGCAAAAGAACTTCATGGCGACGCTCGAAGAGATAGCGATAGGGTTCAGTTCCGGAGCGGTTATAGGAATAGTACTTGGATACGTTCTTGCAAAGGTAGAGATTCTCGAGAAGGCGCTTTCACCGTACATACTCATATTCCAGACTGCTCCAAAGATATCGCTTGCTCCGCTCTTTGTGCTATGGTTCGGGCTTGGAATACTGTCCAAAGTGGTTCTAATTGCTCTTGTTACTCTGTTCCCTGTAATGATAAATATGATCCTCGGTGTAAGATCAACTGAAAAGAACTACTACAACCTGATGAAGGTTTTGAAGGCAAGTCGTCTTCAAGTTATGTTCAAACTTGAACTCATGAATTCGATGCCGTATCTGATGACTGGATTGCGTGTAGCCCTTGTGTTGTCGATCACGGCTGCAGTCATAGGAGAAATGATGGGTTCAAAGGCCGGGCTTGGATTTCTTCTGATTCTCGGGAACGAGATGTACGATATAACTTTACTGTTGACTGTAATCACTGTGATTAGTCTTCTCAGCTTCTTCCTGGATATTGGAATGAAGAAACTGCAGGAAAAACTGTTGTTCTGGCATGAATCGGCGGCAAAGTGA
- a CDS encoding nucleoside phosphorylase, with the protein MNEGFRKPTASNPIENGKLQHLKLSMDSKIPKLFFLPGDPERLKLFEEAADSFEYLSVNREFSTGIGTFRGKEFGVCSTGIGGGSSEIVMVELHALGVERVVRVGGCGALRKDIKCGEMIINSAAVRLGGSSKMYVRAEYPAVADPFMVVALAESASRKGVRAHVGIGATVDSYYAGQGRSIRGFEIPGPSLPEELSSAGVINFDMETETIFTLASLLGMKAANILAVHGNRKTDEWLTDYRSAQLCAIETALETDFRTL; encoded by the coding sequence ATGAATGAAGGATTCAGAAAACCAACAGCGAGCAATCCCATCGAAAACGGCAAACTCCAGCATCTGAAGTTGAGCATGGATTCAAAGATTCCGAAGCTGTTCTTCCTTCCAGGTGATCCAGAACGACTGAAGCTCTTCGAAGAAGCGGCAGATTCCTTTGAATATCTGTCCGTCAATCGAGAATTCTCGACAGGAATCGGTACTTTCAGAGGGAAGGAGTTTGGCGTCTGTTCTACCGGAATTGGAGGCGGTTCATCAGAAATAGTTATGGTGGAACTGCACGCTCTTGGTGTAGAAAGAGTTGTCAGAGTGGGAGGTTGTGGAGCGCTTAGAAAGGACATTAAGTGCGGAGAGATGATAATCAACTCCGCCGCAGTAAGACTTGGGGGAAGCTCCAAAATGTACGTTAGAGCAGAATACCCGGCCGTCGCCGACCCATTTATGGTCGTCGCACTGGCCGAAAGCGCTTCTAGAAAGGGGGTCAGGGCTCATGTCGGCATAGGCGCTACTGTTGACTCTTATTATGCCGGACAGGGTCGGAGCATAAGAGGTTTTGAAATCCCCGGTCCCAGTTTGCCTGAAGAACTTTCATCTGCGGGCGTTATCAATTTCGATATGGAAACCGAGACGATCTTTACTCTGGCAAGTCTTTTGGGGATGAAGGCAGCAAACATCCTGGCAGTTCACGGAAATCGGAAGACGGATGAATGGCTTACTGATTATAGGTCAGCGCAACTTTGTGCAATAGAAACTGCACTTGAAACAGATTTTAGAACACTCTGA
- a CDS encoding ABC transporter substrate-binding protein, with protein MKKAVLVFLLVLVSMFVFAQKVTLQIEGSAVPYYIPIYMGIELGYFEEEGLEVDYLFGSASDIIRNVAVGNVEFGFPNGEPVITARAQGIPVNVIHTTYQHGLGSTIFLKESGIETPQDLKGKKVAITSYGSPNYVQLQILLKKNGLSLNDIQLEIVGTEAIVPALVNKRVDAICFSMLRTFELRYQGIEVDEFRSDEFLPSFGNVVVTGDKILNENRDLAVRFTRALSRVMAYLSDPENMKEATVVAIAKYAPTYIGREEYMADILSEIYANYLWQSEDTKAFGFGFGNVERWQQTIDIMREYDLITTDVNAADFVIPRL; from the coding sequence TTGAAAAAGGCAGTACTTGTGTTTTTATTGGTTCTAGTAAGCATGTTTGTTTTTGCCCAGAAAGTAACCCTGCAGATCGAGGGTTCCGCAGTTCCTTACTACATTCCCATCTACATGGGAATAGAGCTTGGCTATTTTGAAGAGGAAGGTCTTGAAGTCGACTATCTTTTTGGAAGCGCTTCAGACATAATCAGAAACGTGGCAGTTGGAAATGTTGAATTTGGTTTCCCCAATGGCGAACCAGTCATAACTGCAAGAGCTCAGGGAATACCTGTAAATGTTATTCATACTACCTACCAGCATGGACTCGGCTCAACTATCTTCCTTAAGGAAAGCGGCATTGAAACACCCCAGGATCTCAAAGGGAAGAAAGTAGCAATAACATCTTATGGAAGCCCCAACTATGTGCAGCTACAAATACTCCTGAAAAAGAATGGGCTTTCACTGAATGACATCCAGCTTGAGATTGTTGGAACCGAGGCTATCGTACCGGCTCTCGTAAACAAGAGAGTAGATGCAATTTGCTTCTCAATGCTTAGAACCTTCGAACTAAGGTATCAGGGAATCGAAGTAGATGAATTCAGGTCAGACGAGTTCCTTCCTTCATTCGGAAACGTTGTAGTAACCGGAGACAAAATCCTGAATGAGAACAGGGATCTGGCCGTTAGATTCACAAGGGCTTTGAGCAGAGTGATGGCCTATCTCTCAGATCCAGAGAATATGAAGGAAGCCACTGTTGTGGCAATCGCGAAGTATGCGCCGACATATATTGGCAGAGAGGAATACATGGCCGACATACTTTCCGAGATCTATGCGAACTACCTCTGGCAGAGCGAAGACACCAAAGCCTTTGGATTTGGATTTGGAAACGTTGAAAGATGGCAGCAGACTATCGACATCATGAGAGAGTACGATCTGATAACCACAGATGTCAACGCGGCCGATTTCGTAATACCAAGACTGTAA